The following are encoded together in the Streptomyces tsukubensis genome:
- the mltG gene encoding endolytic transglycosylase MltG — MLKNTPRGSRLRLTRRGRTVLTVAAAAAAATVVVVVVLLPDDSESGPRSLTVPEGRRAGQVYESVDKALGLSPGTTKGHVTKAGLKLPGEAGGDPEGYLFPATYPLNDKSTPESVLSYMVNTANERLTGGNVTAGADRNAVSVYQTVTVASIVQAEADSAKDMSRVARVIYNRLDQGMPLQMDSTINYALKRSTLDTTHHDTRTNSPYNTYAKKGLPPTPITNPGEDAIRAATKPATGDWLYFVTVKPGDTRFTGRYDEHQKHVAEFNRLRRSASPDG; from the coding sequence ATGCTGAAGAACACCCCACGGGGGAGCAGGCTGCGCCTGACACGTCGGGGCCGCACGGTCCTGACAGTGGCCGCGGCGGCAGCGGCTGCCACCGTCGTGGTGGTGGTGGTGCTACTGCCGGACGACAGCGAGAGTGGTCCCCGGTCCCTGACTGTCCCCGAGGGACGGCGGGCCGGACAGGTCTACGAGTCGGTCGACAAGGCACTCGGTCTGTCCCCGGGGACGACCAAGGGGCATGTGACGAAGGCCGGGCTGAAGCTGCCGGGTGAGGCGGGCGGCGACCCCGAGGGCTACCTGTTCCCCGCGACATATCCACTGAACGACAAGTCGACCCCGGAGTCCGTCCTCTCCTACATGGTGAACACGGCGAACGAGAGACTCACCGGCGGAAACGTGACGGCAGGGGCGGACCGTAACGCGGTCTCCGTCTACCAGACCGTCACCGTCGCGAGCATCGTCCAGGCCGAGGCCGACAGCGCCAAGGACATGAGCAGGGTGGCCCGCGTGATCTACAACCGGCTGGACCAGGGCATGCCACTCCAGATGGACTCCACCATCAACTACGCCCTCAAACGCTCCACGCTCGACACCACCCACCACGACACAAGGACCAACAGCCCCTACAACACGTACGCGAAAAAGGGGCTGCCGCCCACCCCCATCACCAATCCCGGCGAGGATGCGATCCGCGCGGCGACGAAACCCGCGACGGGGGACTGGCTCTACTTCGTGACCGTCAAGCCCGGCGACACACGCTTCACCGGACGCTACGACGAGCACCAGAAGCACGTCGCCGAGTTCAACCGCCTCAGGCGCAGCGCGAGCCCGGACGGTTGA
- a CDS encoding ABC transporter ATP-binding protein has product MRPETSTWTPPPTDPEQPRQMRRILRLFRPYRGRLALVGVLVGASSLVSVATPFLLREILDTAIPQGRTGLLSLLALGMIASAVVTSVFGVLQTLISTTVGQRVMHDLRTAVYDRLQRMSLAFFTRTRTGEVQSRIANDIGGMQATVTSTATSLVSNLTSVVATVVAMLALDWRLTVVSLLLLPVFVAVSRRVGRERKKIATERQKQMAVMAATVTESLSVSGILLGRTMGRADSLTRSFAEESDDLVDLEVRSNMAGRWRMSVISVVMAAMPAVIYWAAGLALHFGGPAVSIGTLVAFVSLQQGLFRPTVSLLSTGVQIQTSLALFQRIFEYLDLPIDITEPEKPVRLAEVKGDVRFENVAFRYDESGTPILQGIDAEVPAGGSLAVVGPTGSGKSTLSYLVPRLYEVTGGSVTLDGVDVRDLDFDTLARGIGVVSQETYLFHASVADNLRFAKPEATDEELVAAATAAQIHDHITSLPDGYDTVVGERGHRFSGGEKQRLAIARTILRDPPVLILDEATSALDTRTEHAVQEAIDALSANRTTITIAHRLSTIRAADQIVVLDGGLISERGSHEALLAQDGAYAALVRRDARMKPETDAPGTTDPASPRSGGGSGGSSTEAPVELEPTK; this is encoded by the coding sequence ATGCGTCCCGAAACGTCCACATGGACACCACCACCCACGGACCCCGAGCAGCCGCGCCAGATGCGGCGCATCCTCCGCCTCTTCCGCCCCTACCGCGGCCGGCTCGCCCTGGTGGGCGTGCTGGTCGGTGCCTCATCACTGGTCTCCGTCGCCACTCCCTTTCTGCTGCGCGAGATTCTCGACACGGCCATACCGCAGGGTCGTACGGGCCTGCTGAGCCTGCTAGCTCTCGGCATGATCGCCAGTGCCGTCGTCACCAGCGTCTTCGGTGTTCTCCAGACGCTGATCTCCACGACGGTCGGCCAGCGCGTCATGCACGACCTGCGCACAGCGGTCTACGACCGGCTCCAGCGCATGTCGCTCGCCTTCTTCACACGTACGCGCACCGGCGAGGTCCAGTCCCGCATCGCCAACGACATCGGCGGCATGCAGGCGACGGTGACCTCCACCGCCACCTCGCTGGTCTCCAACCTCACCAGCGTCGTCGCCACGGTGGTGGCGATGCTGGCGCTGGACTGGCGGCTCACTGTGGTCTCCCTGCTCCTGCTCCCCGTGTTCGTCGCCGTCAGCAGACGGGTGGGCCGGGAGCGCAAGAAGATCGCCACTGAGCGGCAGAAGCAGATGGCGGTCATGGCCGCCACCGTCACCGAGTCCCTCTCCGTCAGCGGCATCCTCCTCGGCAGGACCATGGGCAGGGCCGACTCGCTCACGCGCTCCTTCGCCGAGGAGTCGGACGACCTGGTGGACCTGGAGGTCCGGTCGAACATGGCGGGACGCTGGCGGATGTCCGTCATCAGCGTTGTCATGGCGGCCATGCCGGCGGTCATCTACTGGGCCGCGGGACTGGCGCTCCACTTCGGCGGTCCCGCGGTGTCGATCGGCACCCTGGTCGCCTTCGTCTCACTCCAGCAGGGGCTCTTCAGGCCCACGGTGAGCCTGCTCTCGACAGGCGTCCAGATCCAGACCTCGCTCGCGCTGTTCCAGCGCATCTTCGAATACCTGGACCTGCCGATCGACATCACGGAACCCGAGAAGCCGGTCAGGCTGGCCGAGGTGAAGGGCGACGTCCGCTTCGAGAACGTCGCGTTCCGCTACGACGAGAGCGGCACTCCGATCCTTCAGGGGATAGACGCCGAGGTACCCGCGGGCGGCAGTCTCGCGGTCGTGGGCCCCACTGGGTCGGGCAAGAGCACCCTGAGCTACCTCGTGCCCCGGCTGTACGAAGTGACGGGCGGCAGTGTCACGCTCGACGGGGTGGATGTACGGGACCTGGACTTCGACACCCTGGCGCGAGGCATCGGAGTCGTCTCGCAGGAGACCTACCTCTTCCACGCCTCCGTCGCGGACAACCTGCGCTTCGCGAAGCCCGAAGCCACCGATGAGGAACTGGTCGCCGCCGCCACCGCCGCCCAGATCCACGACCACATCACGTCCCTGCCCGACGGCTACGACACCGTGGTCGGCGAGCGCGGACACCGGTTCTCCGGCGGCGAGAAGCAGCGCCTCGCCATAGCCCGCACGATCCTGCGCGATCCGCCCGTGTTGATCCTGGACGAGGCGACCAGCGCGCTCGACACCCGCACCGAGCACGCGGTGCAGGAAGCCATCGACGCGCTCTCCGCCAACCGCACCACCATCACGATCGCCCACCGGCTCTCCACGATCCGCGCGGCCGACCAGATCGTCGTGCTGGACGGCGGCCTCATATCCGAGCGCGGCAGCCACGAAGCGCTGCTCGCGCAGGACGGTGCCTACGCGGCCCTGGTGCGCAGGGACGCCCGAATGAAGCCGGAAACCGACGCCCCGGGGACCACGGACCCGGCATCACCACGGTCAGGCGGGGGAAGCGGGGGCAGTTCCACAGAGGCGCCGGTCGAACTGGAACCGACGAAATAG
- a CDS encoding NAD(P)-binding domain-containing protein, with protein sequence MNGDPGVQIACEDDAAERRVREVDVVVIGAGQAGLSAAYHLRRTGYEPERDFVVLDHAPHPGGAWQFRWPSLTYGKVHGMHALPGRELTGADPTRPSAEVVGEYFAAYEREFGLAVRRPVDVRAVREGEAGLLRVETSVGVWSARALINATGTWDRPFWPRYPGQEDFLGRQLHTAGYRGPAEFAGLRVVVVGGGASGTQHLLEIAPLAATTTWVTRRPPVYREGPFDEERGRAAVALVEERVRQGLPPSSVVSVTGLPLTDGIRQGLADGTLDRQPMFDRITPEGVTWEDGRRVTADVILWATGFRPAIDHLSPLRLREAGGGIRIEGTRAVRDPRVQLVGYGPSASTVGANRAGRSAVNDVRRLLRRAPVPAV encoded by the coding sequence GTGAACGGCGACCCCGGAGTACAGATCGCGTGTGAGGACGACGCGGCGGAGCGGCGCGTCAGGGAGGTCGACGTCGTGGTGATCGGCGCCGGCCAGGCCGGGCTCTCCGCCGCCTACCACCTGCGGCGCACAGGCTACGAGCCCGAGCGTGACTTCGTAGTCCTGGACCACGCTCCGCACCCCGGCGGCGCCTGGCAGTTCCGATGGCCGTCGCTGACGTACGGCAAGGTGCACGGGATGCACGCGCTGCCCGGCAGGGAACTGACAGGAGCGGACCCGACCCGGCCCTCCGCGGAGGTCGTGGGTGAGTACTTCGCGGCTTACGAGAGGGAGTTCGGGCTGGCCGTACGGAGGCCGGTGGATGTGCGCGCCGTCCGTGAGGGCGAGGCGGGGCTGTTGCGGGTGGAGACGTCGGTGGGTGTCTGGTCGGCCCGTGCCCTGATCAATGCGACCGGCACCTGGGACCGGCCCTTCTGGCCTCGCTATCCGGGGCAGGAGGATTTCCTCGGCCGGCAGCTGCACACCGCCGGCTATCGAGGGCCCGCCGAGTTCGCGGGGCTGCGGGTCGTCGTGGTGGGAGGTGGTGCGTCCGGGACCCAGCATCTTCTGGAGATCGCGCCTCTCGCGGCCACCACCACCTGGGTGACGCGCAGACCTCCGGTCTATCGGGAGGGTCCTTTCGATGAGGAGCGGGGCCGGGCGGCTGTGGCGCTGGTGGAGGAACGAGTACGTCAGGGGCTGCCGCCGAGCAGTGTGGTGTCCGTGACGGGGCTGCCCCTCACTGACGGGATACGGCAGGGGCTCGCGGACGGCACACTGGACCGGCAACCCATGTTCGACCGGATCACCCCGGAGGGGGTGACCTGGGAGGACGGCAGGCGTGTGACTGCCGATGTGATCCTCTGGGCCACCGGTTTCCGGCCCGCGATCGACCATCTCAGCCCGCTGCGGCTGCGTGAGGCCGGCGGCGGGATACGGATCGAGGGGACGCGCGCCGTCAGGGATCCGCGGGTGCAGTTGGTCGGCTACGGCCCTTCGGCGAGTACGGTCGGCGCCAACCGGGCCGGTCGCTCCGCCGTGAACGATGTGCGCAGGCTTCTTCGACGGGCTCCGGTGCCCGCCGTCTGA
- a CDS encoding putative leader peptide, with protein sequence MSRSVRLTTRGHIDLLRVASAACCRGR encoded by the coding sequence ATGTCGCGATCAGTTCGGCTCACTACGCGCGGTCATATCGACCTGCTGCGGGTGGCCTCCGCCGCGTGTTGTCGCGGACGCTGA
- a CDS encoding LLM class flavin-dependent oxidoreductase, with the protein MTVHLNWFLPTGGDGRTLVDRHAYTDGGIKHSRVTPVNGVRPPDIDYLTQIALAAEHLGFEGVLTPTGTWCEDAWLTTMALAQRTERLKFLVAFRPGLVSPVLAAQMAATYQRVTRGRLLLNVVTGGDSTEQRRFGDHLDHDQRYARTDEFLSVVRGVWSGQPYDFDGEHYQVSGGLTALPPDPLPQIFFGGSSPAAGPVAARQTDVYLTWGEPPAQVRKKIDWIRGLAEKEGRTVRFGIRLHTISRDSSAEAWATARRLLDDLSPEAVAAAQEALGRSESVGQQRMLALHGGSRDQLEIAPNLWAGVGLVRGGAGTALVGSHAEVADRIEEYHALGVEHFVLSGYPHLEEAYWFGEGVRPELAARGLLPSDVRGPGSGGAGSGGAPLLVAGGR; encoded by the coding sequence ATGACCGTTCACCTGAACTGGTTTCTGCCCACCGGCGGCGACGGCCGCACGCTCGTCGACCGGCACGCCTATACCGACGGGGGCATCAAGCACTCACGGGTGACGCCCGTCAACGGAGTACGCCCGCCCGACATCGACTATCTGACGCAGATCGCCCTGGCGGCGGAGCATCTCGGCTTCGAGGGCGTACTGACACCGACCGGAACGTGGTGCGAGGACGCCTGGCTCACCACCATGGCGCTGGCCCAGCGCACCGAGCGGCTCAAGTTCCTCGTCGCGTTTCGGCCCGGTCTCGTCTCACCCGTACTCGCCGCACAGATGGCCGCCACGTATCAGCGCGTCACACGCGGGCGGTTGCTGCTGAATGTGGTGACCGGCGGGGACTCCACGGAGCAGCGGCGATTCGGCGATCACCTCGACCACGACCAGCGTTACGCGCGCACGGACGAGTTCCTGTCCGTCGTGCGGGGGGTGTGGAGCGGCCAGCCGTACGACTTCGACGGCGAGCACTACCAGGTGAGTGGCGGGCTGACCGCGCTGCCGCCCGACCCGCTGCCGCAGATCTTCTTCGGCGGCTCTTCCCCGGCCGCGGGGCCGGTCGCCGCGCGGCAGACCGATGTGTATCTGACCTGGGGTGAACCTCCGGCCCAGGTCCGCAAGAAGATCGATTGGATCCGTGGGCTGGCGGAGAAAGAGGGGCGGACGGTCCGGTTCGGCATCAGGCTGCACACCATCTCCCGTGATTCCTCCGCCGAGGCATGGGCCACGGCACGACGACTGCTCGACGATCTGAGCCCCGAGGCTGTCGCGGCCGCACAGGAGGCGCTGGGCAGGAGTGAGTCGGTGGGCCAGCAGCGGATGCTCGCCCTCCACGGGGGATCCCGGGACCAACTGGAGATCGCGCCCAATCTCTGGGCCGGGGTGGGGCTCGTACGGGGTGGGGCAGGAACCGCGCTGGTCGGCAGCCACGCGGAGGTGGCCGACAGGATCGAGGAGTACCACGCGCTGGGTGTGGAGCACTTCGTTCTGTCGGGCTATCCGCATCTTGAGGAGGCGTACTGGTTCGGCGAGGGTGTCAGGCCCGAACTGGCGGCCAGAGGTCTCCTTCCCTCGGATGTGCGGGGGCCGGGCAGCGGCGGCGCGGGATCGGGCGGCGCGCCTCTGCTGGTGGCCGGGGGACGGTGA
- a CDS encoding secondary thiamine-phosphate synthase enzyme YjbQ → MSDAFTTRVLDIHSGSDEKVVDLTRDCEAFLREAARGRDGLLNVFVPHATAGIAVIETGAGSDDDLLEQLHVLLPADDRYHHSHGSPGHGRDHVLPALVPPHATFPVIGGRLELGTWQSVCLVDTNVDNTDRKVRLSFLGQ, encoded by the coding sequence ATGTCCGATGCCTTCACCACACGTGTACTCGACATCCACAGCGGCTCCGACGAGAAGGTGGTCGACCTCACCCGCGACTGCGAGGCATTCCTCCGCGAGGCCGCCCGCGGACGCGACGGTCTCCTGAACGTCTTCGTACCGCACGCCACCGCGGGAATCGCCGTCATCGAGACGGGCGCCGGCAGCGATGACGACCTACTGGAGCAACTGCACGTCCTGCTGCCCGCCGACGACCGCTACCACCACAGCCACGGCAGCCCCGGCCACGGCAGAGACCACGTACTCCCGGCGCTGGTACCCCCGCACGCCACGTTCCCCGTTATCGGTGGCCGACTGGAACTGGGCACCTGGCAGTCGGTGTGCTTGGTCGACACGAACGTCGATAATACCGATCGTAAAGTTCGGCTGAGCTTCCTCGGCCAGTGA
- a CDS encoding FAD-binding and (Fe-S)-binding domain-containing protein, whose product MPLLEPDPNTLRPTIRAEQPSPDRVPDSQAGGTPEALKRDLVALLGTDKVLSKVSDLVRYASDASPYRFLPQVVVVPETVGEVAAVLAYAHSHSREVVFRAAGTSLNGQAQGEDILVDVRHHWAGIEVLDGGARARIAPGTTIVRANTTLSRHGRVLGPDPASAIACTVGGVVANNASGMTAGTTRNSYRLVDSLTFVLPSGTVVDTGAPDADERLAAAEPELCAGLLSVKAEIEADPALVARIRAKYEIKNTNGYRLDAFLDGATPAAILRGLMVGSEGTFGFISEVVFDTLPLDREVSTALLFFPSLPAAAAAVPLFNEAGAIAVELMDGNTLRASTSVKGVPADWAELPKSTTALLVEFRAPDKAAQEEYERVAEGVLEGLELVAPVDSVTNEFTRDAKTVGGYWKARKAFVTAVGGARPSGTTLITEDFAVPPARLAEACEALLELQTRHGFDAAVAGHAAHGNLHFLLAFDAAKPADVARYAAFMDEFCASTVERFDGSLKAEHATGRNIAPFLELEWGPRATELMWRTKQIIDPAGVLAPRVVLDRDPEAHLRGLKTIPQVELIADPCIECGFCEPTCPSHDLTTTPRQRIVLRREMMRQSDGSPVEANLLDSYGYDAVDTCAGDSTCALACPVGIDTGAMMKEFRHQRHSPREERIAGLTAKDFKAVEAGARLAVASAEHISDRLLTAVTRGARKAVRPDLVPEWLPEIPAAAARRLPRTSRTKATAVYYPACVNRIFGGPEGPYEPSLAQAVVALADRAERPVWIPEDVGGTCCATIWHSKGYDTGNAVMANRIVEAAWGWTGGGRLPLVVDASSCTLGIAHEVVPYLTDDNKELHAELTVVDSVVWAAEELLPRLTVHRTVGSAVLHPTCSMQHLGDVEQLRAVAEACADEVVIPDDVGCCAFAGDRGMLHEELTRSATAKEAAEVTSRDFDAHLSANRMCEVGMDHATGDRGYYSVLMELERATRPPVGRARVIE is encoded by the coding sequence ATGCCGCTGCTGGAACCCGATCCGAACACCCTTCGCCCCACCATCAGGGCGGAACAGCCCTCGCCCGACCGGGTGCCTGACAGTCAGGCCGGGGGCACGCCGGAGGCGCTGAAGCGCGATCTGGTCGCGCTGCTCGGCACGGACAAGGTGCTGAGCAAGGTCTCCGACCTGGTGCGATACGCGTCGGATGCCAGCCCCTACCGCTTCCTCCCGCAGGTAGTGGTGGTGCCTGAGACGGTGGGCGAGGTCGCGGCTGTGCTGGCGTACGCCCACAGTCACAGCCGCGAGGTGGTCTTCAGAGCCGCCGGCACCTCCCTCAACGGACAGGCGCAGGGCGAGGACATCCTGGTGGATGTACGGCACCACTGGGCGGGCATCGAGGTGCTCGACGGAGGCGCACGGGCACGGATCGCCCCCGGCACGACCATCGTCCGGGCCAACACCACGCTGTCGCGCCACGGCAGGGTGCTCGGCCCCGACCCGGCGAGTGCCATCGCCTGCACGGTGGGTGGTGTCGTGGCCAACAACGCCTCCGGCATGACGGCCGGCACCACCCGCAACTCCTACCGCCTCGTCGACTCCCTGACGTTCGTGCTGCCGTCGGGGACGGTTGTCGACACCGGGGCTCCTGACGCCGATGAGCGTCTCGCCGCGGCCGAGCCCGAGCTGTGTGCCGGGCTGCTCTCGGTGAAGGCGGAGATCGAGGCCGATCCGGCACTGGTGGCACGCATTCGTGCCAAGTACGAGATCAAGAACACCAACGGCTACCGCCTCGACGCCTTCCTCGACGGCGCCACCCCCGCTGCCATCCTGCGGGGACTCATGGTGGGGTCCGAGGGCACGTTCGGCTTCATCTCCGAGGTCGTCTTCGACACGCTTCCCCTCGACCGCGAGGTCTCCACGGCTCTGCTGTTCTTCCCCTCGCTGCCCGCCGCGGCGGCCGCCGTGCCCCTGTTCAACGAGGCGGGGGCGATTGCCGTCGAGCTGATGGACGGCAATACGCTGCGCGCCTCCACCAGCGTCAAGGGCGTCCCCGCGGACTGGGCGGAGCTGCCGAAATCGACGACGGCTCTGCTCGTGGAGTTCCGCGCGCCCGACAAGGCGGCGCAGGAGGAGTACGAGAGGGTCGCCGAGGGCGTTCTCGAAGGTCTTGAGCTGGTCGCCCCCGTCGACTCCGTGACCAATGAGTTCACTCGGGACGCGAAGACCGTCGGCGGTTACTGGAAGGCGCGCAAGGCGTTCGTCACCGCGGTGGGCGGAGCGCGCCCCTCGGGGACGACGCTGATCACCGAGGACTTCGCCGTGCCGCCCGCACGGCTCGCCGAGGCGTGCGAGGCGCTCCTCGAACTACAGACGCGTCACGGTTTCGACGCTGCGGTGGCGGGCCACGCGGCCCACGGCAATCTGCACTTCCTCCTCGCCTTCGACGCCGCCAAGCCGGCGGACGTCGCACGCTACGCCGCTTTCATGGATGAGTTCTGCGCGTCCACGGTGGAACGGTTCGACGGCTCACTCAAGGCGGAGCACGCCACCGGACGCAACATCGCCCCCTTCCTCGAACTGGAGTGGGGCCCGCGGGCGACGGAGTTGATGTGGCGTACGAAGCAGATCATCGACCCCGCGGGGGTTCTGGCCCCACGTGTCGTACTGGACCGTGACCCCGAGGCGCACCTGCGGGGTCTCAAGACGATCCCGCAGGTCGAGCTGATCGCCGACCCGTGCATCGAATGCGGGTTCTGCGAACCGACCTGCCCCAGTCACGACCTGACGACCACGCCTCGCCAGAGAATCGTGCTGCGCCGGGAGATGATGCGCCAGAGCGACGGTTCCCCGGTCGAGGCCAACCTGCTCGACTCCTACGGCTACGACGCTGTGGACACCTGCGCGGGAGACTCGACCTGCGCGCTCGCCTGTCCTGTCGGTATCGACACGGGGGCGATGATGAAGGAGTTCCGTCACCAGCGGCACTCGCCGCGCGAGGAGCGTATCGCAGGGCTCACCGCCAAGGATTTCAAGGCGGTGGAGGCGGGGGCGCGACTCGCGGTCGCCTCGGCCGAGCACATCAGCGACCGGCTGCTGACCGCGGTGACCCGCGGTGCCCGTAAGGCCGTACGCCCCGATCTGGTGCCGGAGTGGCTGCCCGAGATCCCGGCCGCGGCTGCCCGCAGGCTGCCCCGTACCAGCCGGACGAAGGCGACAGCCGTCTACTACCCGGCCTGCGTCAACCGCATCTTCGGTGGTCCCGAGGGCCCCTACGAACCCTCGCTGGCACAAGCGGTCGTGGCACTGGCCGACCGTGCCGAGCGACCGGTGTGGATCCCTGAGGATGTCGGTGGCACCTGCTGCGCCACGATCTGGCACTCCAAGGGGTACGACACGGGCAACGCGGTGATGGCCAACCGCATCGTCGAGGCGGCGTGGGGCTGGACCGGCGGCGGCAGGCTGCCGCTGGTGGTGGACGCGTCGTCGTGCACCCTGGGTATCGCGCACGAGGTCGTGCCCTACCTCACGGACGACAACAAGGAGTTGCACGCCGAGCTGACGGTCGTCGACTCCGTCGTCTGGGCCGCCGAGGAACTGCTGCCCAGGCTGACCGTCCACCGAACGGTGGGCTCGGCGGTACTGCACCCGACCTGCTCGATGCAGCACCTCGGTGATGTCGAGCAGTTGCGCGCCGTCGCGGAGGCGTGTGCGGACGAGGTGGTGATCCCCGACGACGTGGGGTGCTGCGCCTTCGCCGGCGACCGGGGCATGCTGCACGAGGAGCTGACCAGGTCCGCGACCGCCAAGGAGGCGGCGGAGGTCACCTCGCGTGACTTCGACGCGCATCTCTCGGCCAACCGGATGTGCGAGGTGGGCATGGACCACGCGACAGGTGACCGCGGCTACTACTCGGTTCTGATGGAGCTGGAGCGCGCGACCCGGCCGCCCGTGGGACGCGCCCGCGTCATCGAGTGA
- a CDS encoding Gfo/Idh/MocA family oxidoreductase → MHDEKATPEPDDSTDGYSRRALLRTAGVAGAGIGLGALTGGAAEAADVREAEDGPAVPDRKGATMIGVPFERRATVRVGIVGLGNRGGSMIDLFLAVPGVRVTALCDPVKEKTERAAKKVTEAGRPAPATYTKGEHDFVHLCERGDIDFVYVSSPWDWHFEMAKTAMLHGKHVGVECPISLRLDQLWELVDLSERTRRHCVQLENCCYGRNEMRVLRMAHAGLFGDLLHGAGAYNHDLRNLMFDPDYYEGPWRRQWHTRMRGDLYPNHGFGPVASYMDVNRGDRVTHISSFGTPSLGLSQYRAAHMPKTDPSWKESYIESDRTISLLQTAKGRVIRLEHDVSTPHPYSRINSLGGTKGVFEDYPERIYIEPDHTNDEWGDFSAYTEWDHWLWKEHSDPPGGHGGMDYIMVFRLMQCVRLGLVPDFDVYDAATWTSPVPLSHASIKAKGAPQQIPDFTRGLWKKKRAGTDSEKPKE, encoded by the coding sequence ATGCACGACGAGAAGGCGACACCGGAACCCGACGATTCGACAGACGGATACTCCAGGCGGGCGCTTCTGCGTACCGCCGGGGTGGCGGGAGCGGGTATCGGTCTCGGTGCGCTCACCGGGGGTGCGGCCGAGGCGGCGGACGTGCGGGAGGCGGAAGACGGGCCCGCGGTGCCTGACAGGAAGGGTGCCACGATGATCGGGGTGCCGTTCGAGAGACGTGCCACGGTGAGGGTCGGCATCGTCGGGCTCGGCAATCGCGGCGGGAGCATGATCGATCTGTTTCTGGCGGTACCGGGTGTCAGGGTGACCGCCTTGTGCGACCCGGTGAAGGAGAAGACGGAGCGGGCCGCGAAGAAGGTGACGGAGGCGGGCCGGCCCGCGCCCGCCACGTACACCAAGGGTGAGCACGACTTCGTGCACCTCTGCGAGCGCGGTGACATCGATTTCGTCTATGTCTCCTCGCCCTGGGACTGGCACTTCGAGATGGCGAAAACGGCGATGCTGCACGGCAAGCACGTCGGGGTGGAGTGTCCGATCTCCCTCCGTCTCGACCAGCTGTGGGAGCTGGTCGACCTGTCGGAGCGGACCCGCAGGCACTGCGTGCAACTGGAGAACTGCTGCTACGGCAGGAACGAGATGCGGGTGCTGAGGATGGCACACGCGGGGCTGTTCGGCGATCTGCTGCACGGGGCTGGGGCGTACAACCACGACCTGCGCAACCTGATGTTCGACCCGGACTACTACGAGGGCCCGTGGCGCCGCCAGTGGCACACGAGGATGCGGGGGGATCTCTATCCCAACCACGGCTTCGGCCCCGTCGCGTCGTACATGGATGTCAACCGCGGTGACCGCGTCACCCACATCTCCAGCTTCGGGACGCCGTCTCTGGGGCTGTCCCAGTACCGGGCAGCGCACATGCCCAAGACCGACCCGAGCTGGAAGGAGTCGTACATCGAGAGCGATCGTACGATCAGCCTCCTACAGACGGCGAAGGGCCGGGTGATCCGGCTCGAACACGATGTCTCCACCCCTCACCCCTACAGCAGGATCAACAGCCTCGGCGGCACGAAGGGGGTCTTCGAGGACTATCCGGAGCGCATCTACATCGAGCCTGACCACACGAACGACGAGTGGGGCGACTTCTCCGCGTACACGGAGTGGGACCACTGGCTGTGGAAGGAGCACTCCGATCCGCCGGGTGGCCACGGGGGCATGGACTACATCATGGTCTTCCGGCTGATGCAGTGCGTGCGGCTGGGGCTGGTGCCCGACTTCGACGTGTACGACGCCGCCACATGGACGTCCCCCGTCCCTCTGAGCCACGCGTCGATCAAGGCGAAGGGCGCTCCACAGCAGATTCCCGACTTCACTCGCGGGCTCTGGAAGAAGAAGCGGGCCGGAACGGATTCCGAGAAGCCCAAGGAGTGA